The Halanaerobiaceae bacterium ANBcell28 genome contains the following window.
AATTAAGCTTAATAGTGCAAGTGCATTGAAAAATGCTAAAAATATTAGTTTGAAAATATGAGCCTTATTTTTTTGCCAGAAGTTCACTATCTCTCCCCCTTTTCTGAATTAGGAAGTGCCGGTAATATATACCGACACTTCCGATCTTATTTAATTACATGCCTTCTTCTATAGTTCTGAGTATTTGTTGTACTGCATTATCCAGTGCTTCCTGTGCATCCTGTTCTTGAGTTAGGCTTAAAGAAATTGCATCTTCCCAAGCACTCCAAACTGCAGCCATTTCAGTAATAGCTGGCATAGGAACAGCAAATTCTGCACTTGCTAAAACACCAGCTGTATCTGGATCTTCAGAAGCTCTCTCTCCTGCTGGAATGAACGTAGGTGGACGGTCATCAATTTCATAGAAACGATACATTACATCTTCATTTGCTACAAAATCATTTAAGAATAATTGAGATAATATTTTGTTCTCTGAAAAAGATGAAACCATAAAGCCCTGTACTCCAACAAATGGTCGAGGTTCATTTCCATCCATTGTAGGTAAGCTAGTAAAGCCATAGTCAATACCAGCTGCCCTTATATCAGCTACAGCCCATGGACCTGTAAGCATCATCGCTGCATCACCAGCAGTAAAGATACTCATCATTGTTGGATAGTCAACATTCGGAATATAGCCATCATAAAGTTTAGCTAGTTCACTTAAAGCTCTTACAGAACCTTCGTTATTAAGTCCAATATCAAGTGGATTTAAAACACCATTAGCGTCTGTACCAAAGACATAACCACCAAATCCACTAAAGAATGGGAAGCTATGATAAGGGTCTGGCTGAGGCATAACAAAGCCATAATCTGCCTTATCACTATTTCTAAGATTAATTACAAGTTCTTTGAATTCTTCAAAAGTAGCAGGAGCTTCATCTATAATATCTTTATTATAGAACAAACCTACAGCTTCAATAGCATATGGTACACCATAAAGCTCTTCGCCCCAGCTAAATGCTTCTATTCCAGCATTCATAAATTTATCTTCACTAAAAAGAGTAATTTCTTCAATTAATCCATTAGCAATTAATTCGCCCATCCAATCGTGAGCACCAACAATAATATCAGGACCTTCTCCTGCTGGAGCTTCAATTGCTAAATCATCACGGATATCTCCAAAAGGTTTTTCCTGTATAATAACTGATACACCATACTCTTCTTCAAATTGTCCTTTAACATCCTCTAAAACTGGCGTTCTGGTATCATCAGCCCAGATAAGTAATTGACCTGGAGTAGATGCTCCTACTGTTTGAACTAGACCAACAAGCATAAGAAAAACAATTAATAAAGTTAAAGCTTTTTTCATTTTTTAAATACACCTCCTGAAGTTTTAAGAAATTGGCTTCGCCATCTTATTAAAAATTAAATTTTCTTGATAGCGGAAATTATACACAATATATGAAAGCAGATAATTTCCTAGCCAATAAAATGAAAATAAAAACTTTCTTTTTTCTTTACCACCTCCTAAATATTATTTTATCAAATGGTAAAACGTTTGCACAATTTATTAAAAAATTTTATAATCTATTTATTATAGTATATTCCATAAAAATTTATACATTCCTTTTCGAATTTTTTAGTAAATATAAACAGTCATATAAATATCTAATATTAGCTTTTCTATCAATTATTAGCTTATATATTATAAGTAATAACGATGTCTTGATTTGCTTCTATATTGCATAACTGCCCATAAGGCATAACTGCTATCGCCTTATTACTTCTATTAGAAATTTTCACTCCGTCTTTTCTTACACTTATTTCAATAAGACTAGCTCTGAATAAAATCTTAAAACTATATGAATCCCATTTATCTGGTAAAAAGGGGTTAAGAATTAAGTAATCATCCTTGACCCGTAGACCAC
Protein-coding sequences here:
- a CDS encoding maltose ABC transporter substrate-binding protein, which gives rise to MKKALTLLIVFLMLVGLVQTVGASTPGQLLIWADDTRTPVLEDVKGQFEEEYGVSVIIQEKPFGDIRDDLAIEAPAGEGPDIIVGAHDWMGELIANGLIEEITLFSEDKFMNAGIEAFSWGEELYGVPYAIEAVGLFYNKDIIDEAPATFEEFKELVINLRNSDKADYGFVMPQPDPYHSFPFFSGFGGYVFGTDANGVLNPLDIGLNNEGSVRALSELAKLYDGYIPNVDYPTMMSIFTAGDAAMMLTGPWAVADIRAAGIDYGFTSLPTMDGNEPRPFVGVQGFMVSSFSENKILSQLFLNDFVANEDVMYRFYEIDDRPPTFIPAGERASEDPDTAGVLASAEFAVPMPAITEMAAVWSAWEDAISLSLTQEQDAQEALDNAVQQILRTIEEGM